GGCACAGCCTCCAAGCAGGAGGAGCGGGCCCACTACCAGCAGCTGCTGGCCTACGAGGACCGCATCTACGGTGACATCCTGCAGTGGGACTTTCTCGACAGCTTCTTCAACCTGACCCTCAAGGAGATCCACTTCCTCAAGTGGCTTGACATCTACTGCCCCAACGTCCGCTTCATCTTCAAGGGCGACGACGACGTCTTTGTCCACCCCACCAACCTGCTGGAATTTCTGGCTGACCGGCGGCCACAGGAAGACCTGTTCGTGGGCGACGTCCTGCAGCACGCTCGGCCCATCCGCAGGAAGGATAACAAATACTACATCCCCGGGGTCCTGTACAGCCAGGCCAGCTACCCGCCATACGCAGGCGGAGGGGGCTTCCTAATGGCTGGGGGCCTGGCCCGGCGCCTGCGCCACGCCTGCGACACCCTGGAGCTGTACCCCATTGACGACGTCTTCCTGGGCATGTGCCTGGAGGTGCTGGGTGTGCGGCCCACGGCCCACGAGGGCTTCAAGACTTTCGGCATCTCAAGGAACCGCAACAGCCGCATGAACAAAGAGCCCTGCTTCTTCCGCTCCATGCTCGTCGTGCACAAGCTGCTGCCCACGGAGCTGCTGGCCATGTGGGGGCTAGTGCACGGCAACCTCACCTGCTCCCGCAAGCTCCAGGTGCTCTGACCCCGGCCAGGCCACCAAGATAGGCTAGAGCTTGTGCCCTTGAGCCCCGGAAATCATGGGGCTGCTGTGCCAGGGCACAGCACCTGGGTGTGGTAGAGTGCAGGTAGCCAGAGGGGTCCTCCCTAGGGGACCCTCTCCAGAAAGTGGCGCTGAGGCCCGGGAATGTTTGGATCTGCCCAGACCGGAGAAGGTCCTCTGGGGAGCAAGGCCCCTGACTGCTGGCCACCTTCCTAACCTGAGTGGGTTGCCTGGCTCCCTCTGACCTGGTGGGAGGCCCTGGTGGCCTCTGAAGGAACCCTGTGCTCAGTTACCTGGGCTAGGCCTGGCCCTGGATGGGTCTGTGGCTGCCCTCTTGTTTTCACCGAGAAGATTCTCCTTCTCCTGTGAAATGCCTGTCTCCCCATGGGCCCGAGGTGCCCCTTCAGGAGAGGGTCGACCCTGTGCAGGCTCACAGGCTCCCCCACACCCCTAGGTCTCCTGGGGACCGAGCCCTGGAAGgtcctcagcacacacacaccccctcccagaCCTATCTGGAGTTGGCTGCCCAGTCTCTACCCCCAGGTGGCCTCACTCCTGGCTGCGTCCTGTGACGCCCCGTCTGGAAGCACAACCCGCCGCTCTGACTACCTCAGCGATCCTCAGAACCTCCCGATGGGCTGctgccccacctcacccctgaCGCAGGGCCAGGGGGCAGCGCTCTGGCCCCGGCGCTCACGGTGCTGCCCAACCAGCCCAGGCCGAGGGCCCTCCTGCAGCCCCGTGGAGGCCTGGCTCCCCAGCCAGAAACCAGCCCGTTTGACCCTGGAAGTGGACATTCCTCTATTACTGTGAAGTTTTATTTATGAAGAATTTGGAGGGAGACGGTGCCAGGCCTCGGGAGCTGGTGGTGTTcgtcccttcctttccttcatttcagCAAGACACCACGTGGCCCGGCCACTcctgcccccccagccccacccctaccccgggCACCCCCATGCCCATCATAGCCCCCCTCCAGAACCCTGCCCAACCTGCACACCTACTTCTCTAGAGCCTGAGCAGACCAGCATTTGCCCCTGTGAAGGACTGGAGTGGCCTTCATGGGCCACCCAACTCAGGCTCAGGGGTCCTTGGGGTGGCTGCAGAAGGATGCCACCTCCTTTAGGGTGGAGTCACCTGGAAAAAGACTGAATGATCAACTCTATTTTCTCAATAAAAGGGGACTGGTTTTTTTCTGGTGTCTAACTTCCTGTTGCCATTTCCATTGGAGGGTCTGTGGGGGCCAAAATTGCTGGAGATCTCTGAAGACATAGCTTGTTCCTTGTTCTTGGCTGGTGGGTACACAAGGACCCTTTGACAGGCCTTAGAGGGAGGTAAGAGCCGGGATGAAAGCAGAGGCCACAAGGGCCAGAGTCAAGAAAGACGCCCCCTGTTGGGGGCTGTTCGGGGTGGGCGTGCAAGAGACCTACAGCTAACAGCtttctcctgggggtggggcggggaggccaGAGCTGCCCCTGAGGCTGGTGTTTCAGcgagtgggggtgggtggggcatgCTGGGGCTGCTAGGCTTCCTGATGTTCCTTCAGCCAACCTGGAGCTGGTAAGGTTGACCAGAAGCATCAAGACAGCTCAGTGGGGTCTGCTGTTGCGGGGACTGCACTGTGCAGGGAACCTTGGTTTAAACTGCTTACTTCCAGGGTGGCGAGGGCAGCCACCCCCAGAAGGGGCATTAGGGCTGTAATAAGCAAGCCAGTAGCTCCCTGCCTGCACCCAGTAGGTCAGATGCCCCAAGAGAGTCACTGATTAATGTCGCTAGGCCTCTCCTCCAGGTGAGTGGTAGGAGTGGCTGGATCCTAATGTAACACAGCATCTTAGActgttaagaatttcaagaggGCCACAGCAGAGTGAAACCAAGCACAGGGCCTTTCTGAGGTGGGGCCTTGTGACCACACAGGTCGCCGGCACTGTTTGTCCATCACTTACCCAATGAAGCCAGGGGCAGCAGAAAGCTGGGTGGGGTACTTGGGCCTCTGCCTTCTCAGAGCTCAGTCCATTGAGGGCAAGAGCCAGGAGATGAGGTGGAAGTGCCACTGGAcccagggcctgggtgggggtcAAGAGGCAGGCTTTGTGCTCAGCTGCCATCTGAAGGAAGAGTGGGCAGGAcgaggggagggaggccagagacCTTAGGACAGGAGCTTCTCCacggtgggggtggaggtgggtagAAGGCAGCAGAGCAGGCTTGTCAGAAGGGAAGGCTGCTGGGAACCTCAGGCCTCTGGGTTGCAGGAGGCTGTTCAGACTTGATCCTGAGAGCAGAGGGACAAGAAGCAGAAGCCCTGGATTCACAacccttcctctgggctccttcTGTCTCCAGCTGGGCCCCATGGACAGGGAGCTCTCAGTGGCAGCAGCAGACTGCCAGCCTGGGAACTTCCTCAGTCTCTGCCCCTCCGGGGCCCTTGCTCCTGACTCTGTTTCAGACctcaggggcccaggctgggctggcagaGAGGGCTGGGTAAGGGGTGGGGCGCGAGCATTAgcacagaagaaggaagggaggaaggcccCAGCACAAGGGCGGGAGCAGCCTTCAGGCCTGGGCCTGACAGTGTGTCTTAAAGGAGGAGTGGGCACTTGCCTGTggtgaaaagggaaggagggacagtCCAGGCCAGGGATACATGCGACACCCAGAAGTGCAAAAAAGCAGGGCATCATCGTAGCCAGCTGCCTGGGTGGACAGTGCCGGAGATGGGAGGGGCCGGGTAGGGTGTCCTGATGCTCCCCCCACCATCTTTCTTTAGTCTTCAACTGACAATGGTATTTCAGGTGGCAGCTTGGGTCACTTCAGAGAGTTTTCCTGGATATCTTCCATGCATCTAGGAGGTACACATGTTAGtaaatttctgtttgcttttcccttttaatcttttattatagGGAagggtctcagccaagaacctagaagggtagagggaaaattatctTTCCTCCCTACAAAAATCCTACCTCTTCCTTTTGGAGCCCACTCACTCCTAAACTGCCTGGAACCTCATGGGCTTCCTTAGTGTAAAGTGTGTTCTCTGGAAAGTCTGAGCTACCCTCCTCCGCTGTTGCCTCTTCCCTGACATGGCGACACGGTGACACTGTggacccccacccagccctgtggGTGCTGCAGTGCTATCTTCCTGGCACAGGCTGCAGCAGGGCCCACACCTCAGACCCAGAGTGATGATTCTCTGAACCGCACTCGCCAGCACAGCCATCTTTCCccaaaaagcagaagaggaaCTTAGGGGTGCTGGGTCCTGTGACTCCCAGTAGGTTACACAGTCTTCTGGGGAAACCCACAAATTCAGGTTCTCTTTGTCCCCGGAAAGCAACTTTCTAGGCCTTTCCTGACAGTAAATTCTAGCCAATTTTCAACCGGATCCTGAGGAACAGGTTGGGGGTTGGGCGGTGGTCTCAAGCCCTTTCCTCCCCAAAGGCGCTGAGCTTGGAGTGCAAGATACTTCCCCTGCTACCAGCTCTGCATTCCTGGAAGCCTTGAGAAGCATAGCTTTGTCAGGCAACAGAAGATCCCTTCTGCGCTTTCAGCCAGGAAATGGGTGCCCACTTGGCCACATTTACATAACTAAAGGAGACCACTCAAAGAACCGAACCCTTAACAAAGAAAAGCCTGTACTGAGGAGATTTACTCTGTCCACCTAAGCTGAGCAGGAGCAGGGCGGGAAGCTTCTGGAACCCTGTGATCTACCGCAGTcaagtgaagaaatggaggctcccAAAAGAGGGGTCCCACAGCTATTGCGTGACCtgaacccaggactctgctcCTAAATCCTCGCCCTACCATCTCCCAAAAGACTCAAACCCCTCCCTTTATCTGTAACAGTAACTTCCATGCGTATTTGGGGGGTTTTGCCCCAAAGCCCAGAGAGTAGAAAAATGTTATATCTCATGAGTGACTGGAAATTGGGTATTTTGGGTTTGGGGGACACCAGCAGTATTAACACTGTAACAAAGAATTTTTCCAGATGGTTTCTTAAATTACTGTGAAGAAACACTTTTCTGAAACactatgcattttttaaagcacaaccTCCATGCTGTCTGCCTCTAGCCCAGTTCATGATCTTTGAGCTATTTTGCACCTTTTTCAAAACTGCAGGCACTGATGGCTATGCAAGCACTAGTCTGGTCCTGCAGAGCTTCCATCCGCTTCTCTCTGCCCTGTGGAAAAACCAGTTTTGCCTCCGTTTGCAATTCAATTCCTTCACTCCATATAAATGCTTTTTGACAAGTTTCCTTTtcctgaaaattatcttttacaATTGCTTTTATATCGAAACGAACACAGACATTACAGAGAAGAATgcaatttttgcatttatttctgacaCAAAACTGACATCTTGGAATAAATTTTACACCTTCTAGGTGAGCCTAGACCTCAGTCCTTTCCTACAGGGCTCAGACCCGCTGCTCATTGAAAAGCCCCCCGGGGAGCTTTGAAAAAATGCTTGCGTCCAGGCCCCGACCCAGGCGGGTTCCATCCGAACCTCGGGGGTGGGCGCTAGTCCAGGTGACTCGGGCCGTGGGGATTAACAGAACCTGCAGTGCAGCAGGTGACCGATTAGAAATCTCGCGCTTTGTCTTTCTGTGGCGCCGAAATCTAACAAGTATGCCCGGAattcctgcccccgccccaggctGGACAGTGCCCCCCAAGGGCTCGCAATCGCAGAGCAGAACAGAGTTGCTGGCGAGTGAGGACCTCGGAGGGCGGTCAGCCCAGCCCGCGAACCAGAGGCCATCGCCGAACCACCTCCGCTTTAGTGGGGACAGTCGAGCTTTGCCGTCGGAGGTGGAGGAGGcagtggtgggtggtggtggaaTCGGCTGGAacccaggggcctgggctggaggtggggagcgTGGTACCTCCTGGCGAGACCTAACCTGCTGGCCCGGGCGGAGGGCAGCGCAGCCCGCAGACCCCTCTGCACCGGCTCCGCAGCCGCTGGCTGCGGGCGGGGCCCCGCGAAGATCCGGGGCGCGAGGCGGGGCCAGAGGGCGGGAGGCCTCCGAGGGACCTGAGCTATCCCAGGAGAGGGCGGGGAGCGCCCCCAGCTGACCACATTGGACGTCGTGACCATACGGAGGGAGCTGTTAAATTTGTAACTTGCAATACTTGCACCCCAAGTTATCCGCGGTACCCAAGGGCATGTGTGCCTCAAAAAACGCTGGAATTCTCCACACCAACCTATTTAATAGAAATTGTTTCCTGGTAGTGGGATGCCAGggattttatccttttcttttggcTTATCTGTATAAGGAAGTCTTTCTATCATGAGAGTTTAATCACTGAGTGGAGGGGTAAAGTTCAGGAAATAGACATGTGCCAAATTCGGACAGACATTGTGGTCTTGGAGGGAGCAAGGTGGCTTTGAGGCCCTGAGGGCCACCTCAGGGGGCATCTtgaagggaaggaggaataaTTCTTGTTTTACCCACTAAGGAAATGAGTACAGCCTCTTGACAGAAATCACCTTGGCCAGCCCACCCTCAGAGGCCTTCTGATGTCAGAAAGAAGGCCTTAGGTGTCTGGAAATGGTCTGCTGTCCTTGTAATTGTTTGGTATCTAAGATCTCCTAGACAAATGATACAATAAACCATCTTCTGTAAAAGCTAATATATAACCAACATTGCTTAGATACGTTTGGTTGCAAAAGACATAAAATTCAGCTCAAACTGGTTCAGACTTTGAAAGTGATTTGTTGGCTTACATGAGTGAAAGGCCAAGGGCAGCCACCTGCAAGGTTGGTCTGATACAGCTGCTTATCCGGATAGAGACATAGGGTAGTCTCCCCGCTTGCTGGAGCCACCTGGCTGAAAGTAATGGGTTGAGATCTGCACTCAAGCAGCCAGGCTGCAAAAGCTGCACGTTGACTACCACACTGAACCCATGCATAACGTCTGGAAGACTCTGAGGCAGGTCTGGAAACAGCTGACCATTGCTGCCTGCAGTTAACTAAAACTGGCTGCTGGTTGACAAACCAGACTCAAAGCAGACAGCCCAGCACACTGAGACCTAGTCAAACATTCTTGCTAgatttattttgtgtaatttgAAGCTATGTTGTttggcactttaaaaaataaagttaatgataaaatatatcttttataataaagacTTACGAGCCATTGTGCATTAGAATACATTTAACATCCTCTAAAGATGTCCCGCTTCAGATTTGATGAGGTATCACTCCTATAACTACATTGCTTTAGATGGCACAGTGGACCTTAAAATATGGAGATTATCTGAGGAGGCCTGATCTAATCCCATGAGCCCTTAACAGCAGAGAGCTTTCTCCTGTCAGCAGAAGTTGGAGAGGTTCAAAGCAGAAGAAGGATTCCTCGTGCTATTGCTGACTTGAAGAGGGAGGGGACCAAGTGGCAAAGAGTGAAGACAGCTTCTAGAAGAACAGACCCTGGTTGGCAGCCAGCAAGGAAGTAGGAACTCCAGTCCTACACctgcaagaaactgaattctaCCAATAACAggaatgagcttggaagaggagcCTGAGTCGCAGGAGAGCGTAAGGCCAACACCTTAAGCCAAGGGCCCGCCCATGCTGTGCTTGTCCTCTGACCTATAGAAGTGTGGTATAATAGgtagatattattttttaaaaaacaaacaaaacagaaaaaaaaaatgataggaaTACAAGGAGCTGTTGCCAGAAACACAAAAGTAGTGAGTCTTTAACATGTTATTTAGTCAACTCAGCATAGATTtcattgacaaaaataaaagacgTCAAAGACCCAACACTATCATGAATAAGTTTGAATCAAAGCTTCATATCAAACTCTGTACCACATGCAGCACCTACTTTCTTTTCACACAGGAAACTTTTACTGCATGTGTGTATTAGGAAGAAAACATCAAGGTTGCCCCCAAAGCAGAAACTGGACAGGACAAACTCCACGTCCATGAGATAATAAACCAGGAATTACGCACAGAAGTAAACAAGAACAATGACAATAATCCTAGCCTCTTTCTTTAAATAACTGTgcatcaaagagaaaatgaaagctgtAATGGTAGATTGCTTTGAAATCAGAAGTTCTGGATAATTATATTTATGAAGGTAACACCAGTTTATGTCATTATGACTTCAAAGGTGTCACATGTTGGGCCTTGGCCCTAATGCAGTTGAACATTGTAATATTTAACCACTTTAAATGCATTCATtatctatgaaaaaaataatacaaataattgaACTAATATTTCAACTCAAAGTTTCAgggagagaaatttaaaacagaCCAGCTCAAtgccagaaaaaggaaataataaaggcaTTATAAAGATGAAAGTGGAATTTAATGAATTTGAAAGCAGTagcattaataaataaatctaaatattgacaaatcaaaatcacagtgaggtatcacctcacatctgtcagaatggctgttatcaaagaGACACTAAAtaaaagtgttggcaaggatgtggagaaaaataaacccttgtgcattgttgatgggaatgtaaattggtgcggccactatggaaaacagtatagaggttcctttaaaaattaaaaatagaagtaccatatggtctagcaattccacttctgggtatttttccaaagaaaacaaaaataccaatttgaaaagatatatacatccctgagttcactgaagcattatttacaatagccaacatatggaaaGAACCTacatgcccactgacagatgagtaaagaagatgtggtctatacatacagtGGCATAGTACtcaatcataaataaaaatgaaatcttaccatttgtgacaacatggatggacagagaaggtattatgctatgtgaaataagtcagacagagaaagacaaatactgtatgttttcacttatatgtggaatctaaaaaaataaaacaaatgaacaaacataacagaaCAGACttataaatacagagaataaactggtggttgccagaggagaggaggttgggggaggaaagaaacagatgaggaaaatgaagaggcacaaacttccagttacaaaataaacaagtaatgGGGATGAAATGCAGAGCAtgggaatatggtcaataatatcgCAGTACTTTTGTAAAATGACAAAAGATAACTAGATACATCGTGGTGGTCATTTTGTAATGTAGAGAAACATtaaatcactatactgtgcaCTTGGAACTCATATAGTGTCATAGGTCAatgacacttcaataaaataaataaacaaaataaagcattGAGATAGCTAGAACCATGAGAAGTTTAATataggaaaagacaaatataattaGCAAGCTGATATAATTAATGCAGATGTAAGATTAATATggaaacttttgaaaaagaataagtcaagtttttctttaaaaatgaaagggaggaaacaaacaaaaaaataaaacataattctcataTGACTATGTGAATagagttttaaaatcttattgAAAGGCACTTCTACGAGGTTGAGAAACATAattaacctacctaaaaatacaaataaaaagatagacaatatgatgTGGCAGAGGAATAttttccaggccaaggcacaagataaaattccagaagaagaaacaagtgatgaggagatagacAATTTATTCgagaaagagtttagaataatgatggcaaagatgttcagagaactcaagaggagaaaagatgtgcagagcgaagtttttagcaaagagctgggaaatataaagaatacccaaagttgaagaataaaatcactgaaaagaaTAACACATTAGAAGGAACaaaaaatagactaaatgaggcagaagaacggatcagtgagttagaagacagattagtggaactcactactgcagaacagaaaaaagtaaaaagaaacgaggatagtttaagagaactctgggacaacatgaagtgcactaatatttgcattttaggggtcccagaaagagaagagagagagaaaggacctgagaaaaattttgaagagatattgaccaaaaacttccctaacttgggaaaggaaacagtcgcccaagtccaggaagcacagggaGCTCCACACAGGATCATCCCAAAGAGGAACACGCTAAGGCACATAggcatcaaattgacaaaaattaaagataaggagaaaatattaaaatcagcaagagaaaagcagcaaataacATACAACAggactcccataaggttatcagctgattttttaggagaaactctacaggccagaagggagtggcaggatatatttaaagtgatgagagggaaaaacctacaaccaagaatactctatccagcaaggctctcgttcagatttgaaggaaaaatcaaaagcttcacaggtaaacaaaagctaaaagaattcagcaccgctaaaccagctttacaacaaatgttataGGATCTAGttatcaaaccacaagaaaagagaacaaaaagaagaaagagaaaaaaaggcctacaaaagattgctttggcaattcagggtcttttatggttccatatgaattttggaattgtttgttctaaaGAAAATCATATTGAAAAGTATAGttcaaattaataaacaaaagtaATAGACTCAAAAAGAAACCCATACGCTCCCATAAGCAAGGAAGAATCTGAAAGCATTGTCAAAGAATCACCTCCCCCAAATCATTCGGGCAATAAATTCTTTCAGACTTCC
The genomic region above belongs to Camelus ferus isolate YT-003-E chromosome 5, BCGSAC_Cfer_1.0, whole genome shotgun sequence and contains:
- the B3GNT7 gene encoding UDP-GlcNAc:betaGal beta-1,3-N-acetylglucosaminyltransferase 7 codes for the protein MSLWKRTIYKSVCLSLALLVAVTVFQRSLTPSQFLQEPAPPTLGLQKAQKPSGHRPNPDNFWKNPKDVVTPAPTFSQGPQAWDVTTINCSANINLTHQPWFQGLEPHFQQFLFYRHCRYFPILLNHPEKCNGDVYLLVVVKSIITQHDRREAIRQTWGREQESAGRGRGAVRTLFLLGTASKQEERAHYQQLLAYEDRIYGDILQWDFLDSFFNLTLKEIHFLKWLDIYCPNVRFIFKGDDDVFVHPTNLLEFLADRRPQEDLFVGDVLQHARPIRRKDNKYYIPGVLYSQASYPPYAGGGGFLMAGGLARRLRHACDTLELYPIDDVFLGMCLEVLGVRPTAHEGFKTFGISRNRNSRMNKEPCFFRSMLVVHKLLPTELLAMWGLVHGNLTCSRKLQVL